In Sphingomonas sp. G-3-2-10, a single window of DNA contains:
- a CDS encoding cell wall hydrolase: MATTLPPLGLPHRLGIPLPILGILLVIGLAALAIPALIVAKTPRVVFQKPPHVVISTRVVPRTELPAVEPVKLQQVTETDAKTINAAIPFSTAPNPAARAFRIFGSLDSQARAVDCLAAGVYYEAGDDAVGQRAVAQVILNRMRHPAFPKTVCGVVFQGQERSTGCQFTFTCDGAMLRYKPTAAAWGRAQAVARMALNGSVYAPVGHATHYHTDWVVPYWSASLEKITEVHTHLFFRWTGWWGTPPAFTRAYTGIEPNIGKMALISTSHTGAPTDPSLLPEAAAAASLDPLASVDPASIKASDVPAPTPDGNSFLVTIPKGMSPDSFASLAIRTCGERTYCKFMAWADPGKTPRNLPLGSSQVASMSFSYLRDQNQGFAKALWNCDQYQRPSPVQCMRAQPLARPAPPPVETAPTTEPGRPAGPAGLSGVRRKEPSTGSTPPVAEPAPIGRPQRSFTLPAPKVTPTPATRP, from the coding sequence ATGGCGACGACGCTTCCGCCCTTGGGCCTGCCCCATCGTCTCGGCATCCCGCTGCCGATCCTCGGCATTTTGCTGGTGATCGGGCTGGCGGCGCTTGCGATCCCGGCGCTGATTGTCGCGAAGACGCCGCGCGTGGTGTTCCAGAAGCCGCCGCATGTGGTGATCTCCACTCGCGTGGTGCCGCGGACCGAATTGCCGGCGGTCGAACCGGTCAAGCTGCAACAGGTCACCGAGACCGACGCGAAGACGATCAACGCCGCCATCCCCTTTTCCACGGCGCCCAACCCGGCCGCGCGCGCCTTCCGCATCTTCGGCAGCCTCGACAGCCAGGCCCGCGCGGTCGATTGCCTCGCTGCCGGCGTTTATTACGAAGCGGGAGACGACGCGGTCGGCCAGCGCGCCGTGGCGCAGGTCATCCTCAACCGAATGCGTCACCCGGCCTTCCCCAAGACCGTCTGCGGCGTGGTGTTTCAGGGCCAAGAACGCAGCACCGGTTGCCAGTTCACCTTCACCTGCGACGGCGCGATGCTCCGCTACAAGCCGACCGCCGCCGCATGGGGCCGAGCACAGGCGGTTGCCCGCATGGCGCTCAACGGTTCGGTCTATGCCCCGGTCGGCCACGCGACGCATTATCACACCGACTGGGTGGTGCCCTATTGGAGCGCCAGCCTCGAGAAGATCACCGAAGTGCACACCCACCTGTTCTTCCGCTGGACAGGCTGGTGGGGCACGCCGCCCGCCTTTACCCGCGCCTATACCGGGATCGAGCCGAATATCGGCAAGATGGCGCTGATCTCGACGTCGCACACCGGTGCGCCGACCGATCCGTCGCTGCTGCCCGAAGCCGCGGCCGCCGCCTCGCTGGATCCGCTCGCATCGGTCGATCCGGCATCGATCAAGGCAAGCGACGTTCCGGCGCCGACGCCCGACGGCAACAGCTTCCTCGTCACCATTCCCAAGGGCATGAGCCCCGACAGCTTCGCCAGCCTCGCGATCCGCACCTGCGGCGAGCGAACCTATTGCAAGTTCATGGCATGGGCCGATCCGGGCAAGACCCCGCGCAACCTGCCGCTGGGCTCGTCGCAGGTCGCGTCGATGTCGTTCAGCTATCTGCGCGATCAGAACCAGGGCTTCGCCAAGGCGCTGTGGAATTGCGACCAGTATCAGCGCCCCAGCCCGGTCCAGTGTATGCGTGCGCAGCCGCTCGCGCGTCCTGCTCCGCCACCGGTCGAAACCGCCCCCACCACTGAGCCCGGCAGGCCCGCAGGGCCTGCCGGGCTCAGCGGCGTCCGGCGCAAGGAGCCGTCGACCGGATCCACGCCGCCGGTCGCCGAACCGGCGCCAATCGGCCGCCCGCAGCGCAGCTTCACTTTGCCCGCACCCAAGGTCACGCCGACGCCAGCAACGCGTCCGTAA
- a CDS encoding cation:proton antiporter has product MLSLNNSSFSDALVILGAAGLVIPAFARFRISPVIGFILVGILVGPAGLGTLVGNQPWLYYLTISDPHSIEPFAEFGIILLLFSIGLELSFKRLWNMRNLVFGVGAAELFGAGLILAAAIYLTGLSAGGAIGLGLALALSSTALVVPIAGTTSPVGKAAFAMLLFEDLALVPIIFLLGAMAPAAASAGWTPLLMILGKGAITVAILFVGGRFLLPRMFGQAARTKSPELFLAASLLVVIVASLATAASGLSPIVGALIAGLLIAETEYHTEVEAITAPFKGLALGVFLITVGMRLDLEFVIENWAQLLGAVVLVMTVKVAVTTGLLKLSGARTGTAAETGVLMASPSETTLIVLGVAAAAGLIGGTTAAFWTTVTAIGLTATPLLAKGGQVIARMIERREAQEDTPEAAIDAAGPGTVVIGFGRVGRTVADMLQRHGLPYIGVDADVDNVNSARKEGYSVLFGDVTRSELVDRLNLGHAKALILTMDDPVLTVRLTRRVRGWVPNLPIITRARDANHAAELYKAGATDAVPETLESSLQLSEALLVDLGIAVGPVIASIHEERDKMRKAIKEAVGMDREPRIRRVRKTAEGEA; this is encoded by the coding sequence ATGCTCAGTCTGAATAACAGCAGTTTCAGCGACGCGCTGGTGATTCTCGGCGCGGCAGGGCTCGTCATTCCGGCATTCGCCCGTTTCCGGATCAGCCCGGTGATCGGGTTCATCCTGGTCGGCATCCTGGTCGGGCCCGCCGGTCTCGGTACGCTCGTCGGCAACCAGCCTTGGCTCTATTACCTCACCATATCCGATCCGCACTCGATCGAGCCTTTCGCCGAGTTCGGCATCATCCTGCTGCTGTTCTCGATTGGGCTCGAACTCTCGTTCAAGCGATTGTGGAACATGCGCAACCTCGTCTTCGGGGTCGGCGCGGCGGAACTGTTCGGCGCGGGCCTGATCCTCGCTGCCGCCATCTATCTCACCGGCCTTAGCGCAGGCGGCGCGATCGGGCTTGGACTGGCGCTGGCGCTGTCCTCCACCGCACTGGTGGTGCCGATCGCGGGAACAACGAGTCCGGTCGGAAAGGCCGCCTTCGCGATGCTGCTGTTCGAGGATCTGGCGCTCGTCCCGATCATCTTCCTGCTCGGCGCGATGGCGCCCGCCGCCGCGTCGGCCGGATGGACCCCGCTGCTGATGATCCTAGGCAAGGGCGCGATCACCGTTGCGATCCTGTTCGTCGGTGGTCGTTTCCTGTTGCCGCGCATGTTCGGACAGGCGGCACGCACCAAGAGCCCCGAACTGTTCCTCGCGGCCAGCCTGCTCGTCGTGATCGTCGCCAGCCTTGCGACAGCAGCGTCCGGCCTGTCGCCGATCGTCGGCGCGCTGATCGCCGGCCTGCTGATCGCCGAAACCGAATATCACACCGAAGTCGAAGCGATCACCGCACCGTTCAAGGGCCTCGCGCTGGGTGTGTTCCTGATCACCGTCGGTATGCGGCTCGACCTCGAGTTCGTGATCGAGAACTGGGCGCAGCTGCTCGGCGCGGTGGTGCTGGTGATGACCGTGAAGGTCGCGGTGACCACTGGCCTGCTCAAATTGTCCGGCGCGCGTACCGGCACCGCCGCCGAAACCGGCGTGCTGATGGCCAGCCCGTCCGAGACCACGCTGATCGTGCTCGGCGTCGCCGCAGCGGCCGGGCTGATCGGCGGGACGACCGCCGCCTTCTGGACCACCGTCACCGCGATCGGACTGACCGCGACGCCGCTGCTCGCCAAGGGCGGACAGGTGATCGCGCGAATGATCGAGCGGCGCGAGGCGCAGGAAGATACCCCCGAAGCCGCGATCGACGCTGCCGGTCCGGGCACGGTGGTCATCGGCTTCGGCCGCGTCGGACGTACCGTCGCCGACATGCTCCAGCGGCATGGCCTGCCCTATATCGGCGTCGACGCCGACGTGGACAACGTCAACTCGGCCCGCAAGGAAGGCTATTCCGTGCTGTTCGGTGATGTGACGCGCAGCGAACTGGTCGATCGGCTCAATCTTGGCCATGCCAAGGCGCTGATTCTGACGATGGACGATCCGGTACTGACCGTCCGCCTTACCCGCCGCGTTCGCGGCTGGGTGCCGAACCTGCCGATCATCACACGCGCCCGCGACGCCAACCACGCCGCCGAGCTCTACAAGGCCGGGGCAACCGATGCCGTGCCCGAGACGCTGGAAAGCTCGCTCCAGCTTTCCGAAGCGTTACTCGTCGATCTGGGCATCGCCGTCGGTCCCGTGATCGCTTCGATCCATGAAGAGCGCGACAAGATGCGCAAGGCGATCAAGGAAGCCGTGGGCATGGACCGCGAGCCGCGCATCCGCCGCGTCCGCAAGACCGCTGAGGGCGAAGCGTGA
- a CDS encoding DUF885 domain-containing protein has translation MRVGFLVGAACLALAACTSADNGNNSVAAADVAAPVAADWPKFRDGTIEKWFALDPSFAVYQGRHDFDGKLPDWSPAGLKAKGDFLRSTIQQAKAFTGLTGDDAFERDYVVQVAEGQLFWLEDADQPHTNPAFYVGGGLDPNTYVSREYAAPEVRIKAMTAFLQGVPEAAKNIRANLKSPMPASFIKFGRSAFGGFADYYSGDAVAAFAAVKDPALQSALKEAGAGASKAMRELDAWLKTLEPTATQDYGLGADRFARMLKTTEAVDMPLDQLTAAGEADLKRNRDALIAECAKYAPGADIPGCMAKMNSEKPEGGPVTAATAQIPELRDFVIKHDLVTIPGTEQALVRESPPYNRQNAAYIDVPGPFEKGIPSIYYISPPDPKWSAQEQAAYIPGEDDLLFTTVHEIMPGHFLQFLHSNRSKSLFGRLFVGYAFAEGWAHYTEEMMWEAGLRNGDSATHIGQLSNALLRNCRYLSAIGLHSGKMTQEQSETIFREQCYQDAGNARQQAARGTYDPAYLNYTLGKLMIRRLREDWTAKHGGRKAWKAFHDQFLGYGGPPIPLVRRAMMGEDAPKAVF, from the coding sequence ATGCGAGTCGGATTTCTGGTTGGCGCGGCGTGCCTTGCGCTGGCGGCGTGCACGAGCGCGGACAATGGGAACAACAGCGTTGCGGCGGCGGATGTCGCGGCGCCGGTCGCGGCGGACTGGCCCAAGTTCCGCGACGGAACGATCGAGAAATGGTTCGCGCTCGATCCGTCGTTCGCGGTCTATCAGGGCCGTCACGATTTCGACGGCAAGCTGCCCGACTGGAGCCCGGCCGGGCTGAAGGCCAAGGGTGATTTTCTCCGCTCGACGATCCAGCAGGCCAAGGCGTTCACCGGCTTGACCGGCGACGATGCGTTTGAACGCGATTATGTGGTGCAGGTGGCAGAGGGGCAGCTGTTCTGGCTGGAGGATGCGGACCAGCCGCACACCAATCCGGCCTTTTATGTCGGCGGCGGGCTCGATCCGAACACCTATGTGTCGCGCGAATATGCCGCACCCGAGGTGCGCATCAAGGCGATGACCGCCTTCCTGCAGGGTGTACCGGAGGCGGCGAAGAACATCCGCGCGAACCTCAAGTCGCCGATGCCGGCGAGCTTCATCAAGTTTGGCCGTTCGGCGTTCGGCGGCTTCGCGGATTATTATTCGGGCGATGCCGTCGCAGCCTTCGCGGCGGTGAAGGACCCGGCGCTGCAAAGTGCGCTGAAGGAAGCGGGTGCGGGCGCCAGCAAGGCGATGCGCGAGCTTGATGCGTGGCTGAAGACGCTAGAGCCGACCGCGACGCAGGATTATGGGCTCGGCGCGGACCGTTTCGCGCGGATGCTCAAGACGACCGAAGCGGTAGACATGCCGCTCGATCAGCTGACGGCAGCGGGCGAAGCGGACCTGAAGCGCAACCGGGATGCGCTGATTGCCGAATGCGCTAAATATGCGCCGGGCGCGGACATTCCGGGCTGCATGGCGAAGATGAACTCGGAGAAGCCCGAGGGCGGCCCGGTAACGGCCGCGACCGCGCAGATTCCAGAACTGCGCGATTTCGTGATCAAGCATGATCTGGTGACGATCCCCGGCACCGAACAGGCGCTGGTGCGCGAGAGCCCGCCCTATAACCGGCAGAACGCGGCCTATATCGATGTGCCGGGTCCCTTCGAGAAGGGCATTCCGTCGATCTATTACATCTCGCCGCCCGATCCGAAGTGGAGCGCGCAGGAGCAGGCCGCGTACATCCCCGGCGAAGACGATCTGCTGTTCACCACCGTGCACGAGATCATGCCGGGGCATTTCCTCCAGTTCCTCCACTCCAACCGGTCGAAATCGCTCTTCGGGCGGCTGTTCGTCGGCTATGCCTTTGCCGAGGGCTGGGCGCATTATACCGAGGAGATGATGTGGGAAGCCGGGCTGCGGAATGGTGATTCCGCGACGCATATCGGCCAGCTTTCCAACGCGCTGCTGCGCAACTGCCGCTATCTTTCGGCGATCGGGCTGCATTCGGGCAAGATGACGCAGGAACAGTCGGAGACGATCTTCCGCGAGCAATGCTATCAGGACGCCGGCAACGCCCGGCAACAGGCGGCGCGGGGCACCTATGACCCGGCCTATCTCAATTACACGCTGGGCAAGCTGATGATCCGGCGGCTGCGCGAGGACTGGACCGCCAAGCATGGCGGGCGAAAGGCGTGGAAGGCGTTCCACGATCAGTTCCTCGGCTATGGCGGCCCGCCGATCCCGCTCGTCCGCCGCGCGATGATGGGCGAGGATGCGCCGAAGGCGGTGTTCTAG
- the cysK gene encoding cysteine synthase A, protein MKANTILETIGNTPHIRVAKLFPDAEVWIKSERSNPGGSIKDRIALAMVEAAEADGSLKPGGTIVEPTSGNTGVGLAMVAAVKGYKLILVMPESMSLERRRLMLAYGASFDLTPREKGMKGAIERAMEIVASTEGAWMPQQFENPANIDVHTKTTAQEIIADFADSPVDVVITGVGTGGHITGVAETLKKTWPNVKVYAVEPELSPVISGGQPGPHPIQGIGAGFVPRNLHTDAIDGVIKVDAGVAKEFARRAAREEGLLVGISSGATLAAIQQKLADLPTGSRVLGFNYDTGERYLSVPDFLPES, encoded by the coding sequence ATGAAGGCGAACACGATCCTCGAGACGATCGGCAATACGCCCCATATCCGCGTCGCGAAGCTGTTTCCGGACGCCGAAGTCTGGATCAAGTCCGAGCGTTCGAACCCCGGCGGTTCGATCAAGGACCGTATCGCGCTGGCAATGGTCGAGGCGGCCGAAGCCGATGGCAGCCTGAAGCCCGGCGGCACGATCGTCGAGCCGACCAGCGGCAACACCGGTGTCGGCCTGGCGATGGTCGCCGCGGTCAAGGGCTACAAACTGATCCTGGTGATGCCCGAGAGCATGTCGCTCGAGCGCCGCCGCCTGATGCTGGCCTATGGCGCGTCGTTCGATCTGACTCCGCGCGAGAAGGGCATGAAGGGCGCGATCGAGCGCGCGATGGAGATTGTCGCGTCGACCGAGGGCGCATGGATGCCGCAGCAGTTCGAGAATCCGGCGAATATCGACGTCCATACGAAGACGACCGCGCAGGAGATCATCGCCGACTTCGCCGATAGCCCGGTGGATGTCGTCATCACCGGCGTCGGCACCGGCGGCCACATCACCGGCGTTGCCGAGACGTTGAAGAAGACCTGGCCGAACGTGAAAGTCTATGCGGTCGAGCCCGAACTCTCGCCGGTCATCTCCGGCGGCCAGCCAGGCCCGCATCCGATCCAGGGCATCGGCGCCGGTTTCGTGCCGCGCAACCTGCACACCGACGCGATCGACGGCGTTATCAAGGTCGATGCCGGGGTCGCCAAGGAATTCGCGCGCCGCGCCGCACGAGAGGAAGGGCTGCTCGTCGGTATCTCCTCGGGCGCGACTCTGGCTGCGATTCAGCAGAAGCTGGCCGACCTTCCCACGGGTTCGCGCGTGCTCGGGTTCAATTATGATACAGGTGAGCGCTATTTGAGCGTTCCGGACTTCCTTCCGGAAAGCTGA
- a CDS encoding MFS transporter, translating to MSDGLPQPRRLVAIAAISFGTALVVIDSAIATVALPTIARDLQVEPSAAVAVVTVYQLVLVMLLLPMSGLGDRIGLRRLYQLGQIVFTIATLLCFFAKSLPFLLLVRGVQAAGAAAVLSVSVALLRRIYPKAHLGRGMGINSVVVSSFTALAPTLGGIILAFGPWPWVFACALPFAVISLLLGRALPDPPGRSEPYDVLGAVLCAAMFGLIIGGLESGVHGDSPVVSAAIVLAGVFIGVLFVQRERHETVPILPIDLLGRPVISLSVIGAFTAFVASMTLLLSLPFRLQHDFGFSPTEVGAAIAPWPLTTLFVAPMAGWLSDRYPAGIMGGVGMTLAISGLVSMAFLPADPGWIDLAWRMSLTGAGFGIFLSPNARLIIGSAPIDRAAAAGGLISTTRMVGQTIGATLVAALLAFGIGDGMTPPLIAAGLALIAGLCSVARLRPSLRNPAKEEAEEVQPAQQVR from the coding sequence ATGTCCGATGGATTGCCCCAGCCCCGCCGCCTCGTCGCCATCGCGGCGATCTCGTTCGGCACAGCGCTGGTGGTGATCGACAGCGCGATCGCCACGGTCGCCCTGCCGACGATCGCGCGCGATCTTCAGGTCGAGCCGTCGGCAGCCGTTGCGGTGGTCACGGTGTACCAGCTGGTGCTGGTGATGCTCCTGCTTCCCATGTCGGGACTGGGCGACCGGATCGGGTTGCGGCGGCTCTACCAGCTCGGTCAGATCGTCTTCACCATCGCCACATTGCTCTGCTTCTTCGCGAAGAGCCTCCCCTTCCTCCTGCTGGTGCGCGGCGTGCAGGCGGCGGGCGCGGCGGCGGTGCTCAGCGTATCGGTGGCGCTGCTCCGGCGCATCTATCCCAAGGCGCATCTGGGGCGCGGCATGGGGATCAACTCGGTCGTCGTCTCCAGCTTCACCGCGCTGGCGCCCACGCTGGGCGGGATCATCCTCGCATTCGGGCCGTGGCCGTGGGTGTTCGCCTGCGCCCTGCCCTTTGCGGTGATCAGCTTGCTGCTCGGCCGCGCCTTGCCCGATCCGCCGGGCCGGAGCGAACCCTATGACGTACTCGGCGCGGTGCTGTGCGCGGCAATGTTTGGGCTGATCATCGGCGGGCTGGAGAGCGGCGTGCATGGCGACAGCCCGGTGGTTAGCGCCGCGATCGTGCTCGCCGGCGTGTTCATCGGCGTGCTGTTCGTCCAGCGCGAGCGGCACGAGACGGTGCCGATCCTCCCGATCGATCTGCTCGGTCGTCCCGTAATCTCCCTGTCAGTAATCGGGGCGTTTACGGCGTTCGTCGCCAGCATGACGCTGTTGCTCTCGCTCCCCTTCCGCCTTCAGCATGACTTCGGCTTCTCGCCGACCGAAGTGGGCGCGGCAATCGCACCGTGGCCGCTCACTACCCTGTTCGTCGCGCCGATGGCCGGCTGGCTGTCCGATCGCTATCCGGCGGGGATCATGGGAGGTGTCGGCATGACGCTGGCGATTTCCGGGCTCGTCTCGATGGCGTTCCTGCCAGCCGATCCGGGCTGGATCGACCTGGCGTGGCGCATGTCGCTGACCGGCGCGGGGTTCGGCATCTTCCTGTCGCCCAATGCGCGTCTCATCATCGGGTCAGCGCCCATCGACCGCGCCGCGGCGGCCGGCGGCCTCATCTCCACCACCCGCATGGTGGGGCAGACGATCGGCGCGACGCTGGTAGCCGCACTGCTCGCCTTCGGGATCGGCGACGGCATGACTCCACCGTTGATCGCCGCGGGTCTCGCGCTGATCGCGGGCCTGTGCAGCGTGGCTCGCCTCCGCCCCTCGCTTCGCAATCCAGCGAAAGAGGAAGCGGAGGAAGTCCAGCCCGCCCAGCAGGTGCGCTAG
- a CDS encoding MFS transporter — MAAARHPFAIHNFRAYWIARFAASLAQMAMVIVIGWQVYDIARETMSIKEAAFQLGLIGVAQFLPLLVLSLFSGWVADQIDRRWIARAAVALEAFCAISLAWLTYNQTVTLPALFAIAALLGVARAFAGPALGALAPNLVPKALLPTAIAMSALAWQTASVIGPAMGGYLYAANQWLPYAVSSGLFLLSLLMLLLISPVPRTVVTSTDSPWGQMIDGLRYVRRNRLVLGAISLDLFAVLLGGATAMLPVYARDILLVGADGLGHLRAAPALGAVAVGLFFSWRPLRTDVGRKMLLGVAIFGAATVVFGLSAPLLIGTMGPSAVGSDFAPAVLLALAALFVLGAADMVSVYIRQSLIQLYTPDEMRGRVGAVSTLFISGSNELGEAESGFLAALIGPIAAVVGGGLGAILVTMLWAKLFPELRRARTFDPPANLEIPPKEMTT; from the coding sequence ATGGCAGCCGCCCGACACCCCTTCGCCATCCACAATTTCAGAGCCTATTGGATCGCCCGCTTCGCGGCGTCACTCGCGCAGATGGCGATGGTCATCGTCATCGGCTGGCAGGTGTACGACATCGCCCGCGAGACGATGAGCATCAAGGAAGCGGCGTTCCAGCTCGGGCTGATCGGCGTCGCGCAGTTCCTGCCCCTGCTCGTTCTCTCGCTGTTCAGCGGCTGGGTGGCCGATCAGATCGACCGGCGCTGGATCGCTCGCGCGGCAGTCGCGCTCGAGGCCTTCTGCGCGATCAGCCTCGCCTGGCTGACCTATAACCAGACGGTGACCCTCCCCGCGCTCTTCGCGATCGCGGCGCTGCTGGGGGTGGCGCGCGCGTTCGCCGGGCCGGCACTCGGCGCACTCGCCCCCAATCTGGTGCCCAAGGCGCTCCTGCCGACGGCGATCGCGATGAGCGCGCTGGCATGGCAGACCGCCAGCGTGATCGGGCCGGCGATGGGCGGTTATCTCTACGCCGCGAACCAGTGGCTTCCCTATGCCGTATCGAGCGGATTGTTCCTCCTGTCGCTGTTGATGCTGCTGCTGATCTCGCCGGTGCCGCGCACCGTCGTCACCAGCACCGACAGCCCTTGGGGGCAAATGATCGACGGATTGCGCTATGTCCGCCGCAACCGGCTGGTCCTCGGCGCGATCTCGCTCGATCTGTTCGCGGTGCTGCTCGGCGGCGCAACCGCGATGCTGCCGGTTTACGCCCGCGATATCCTGCTCGTCGGCGCGGACGGCCTCGGCCACCTGCGCGCTGCGCCGGCACTGGGGGCGGTCGCCGTCGGCCTGTTCTTCTCATGGCGTCCGCTTCGCACCGATGTTGGCCGCAAGATGCTGCTCGGCGTTGCGATCTTCGGAGCGGCCACGGTGGTGTTCGGCCTTTCCGCGCCGCTGCTGATCGGGACGATGGGGCCTTCCGCGGTCGGCAGCGATTTCGCGCCAGCCGTGTTGCTCGCGCTCGCCGCCCTGTTCGTGCTCGGCGCGGCGGACATGGTCTCGGTCTATATCCGCCAGTCGCTGATCCAGCTTTATACGCCCGACGAGATGCGCGGGCGCGTCGGCGCGGTCTCGACGCTGTTCATCTCCGGATCGAACGAGTTGGGGGAAGCCGAATCCGGTTTCCTCGCCGCGTTGATCGGCCCCATCGCGGCGGTCGTGGGCGGCGGGCTCGGCGCCATTCTTGTTACGATGTTGTGGGCGAAGCTCTTTCCGGAACTGCGTCGCGCGCGTACATTCGATCCACCGGCCAATCTCGAGATACCCCCCAAGGAGATGACGACATGA